The DNA segment tgctaccaaatactaattgagtgtatgtaaacttctgacccactgggaatgtgattaaataaataaaagctgaaataaataattctctctactattattctgacatttcacattcttaaaataaaaatggtgatcctaactgacctaaaacagggaatttttacgaggattaaatgtcaggaattgcgaaactaagtttaaatgtatttggctaaggtgtatgtaaaccttcgacttcaactgtgtatgcAAAACAAgtctgtctttaaaaaaaaattcaacTTTATTGGTGACTCAGACGTTCCATCCAAAAAGCAGATTTATTTGAATCCACAGGTGAGAGTCATACACCAGACTTTCAGACAAGGACGTCCTCCTTTAAGAGGGTGTGGTTTGACTGGTGTTTTTACTACAGCATGTTCAAGCAGTGCTGAACCAGGTCAGGAGTGGCAGGCGAATCTTGGATAGCTACAGTACCATTCACCTTTACTACAAAACAAAACCTCAGGAGAAGGTAAAGTCACATTTCCCCTAGTATTTTATCAAGCCAAATTGAAGTGGTGTTTCAGTAAATAAGATGTGTGGGTTTGTTGTCCTGATGTAGATGTGGGCTCAATCAGAAAGCAGTTCAGAAGTTGAGGACATGGACACCTCAGACATGCCTGTTATGACAGATTACAAAACAAATCCATGGCATTGGTTCTACCTGGACACGAGGGGAACGTGGCACATGTTTGAGGTAGCTGTCTCTTTTGTCAGTCTAGAGTTAATCTCCCACTATGACGTTGacttgacgtctgtgcccagtggtcCATCTCTTACATATTTGAGACTTTGCTTTGTCTTATAAATGGTGTTTTTCTGTCAGAATGATCACATGGAAAGAAACTCTCTGACCAGTCAGGACATAGAAAGGTATTACACAAGAAATCCAAAAGGAGTCTTACAGATATCCACATCCAGAGGCATCAACAAGCTGGATTTCGCTGGTATTTACTTGATTCCTTCTATCAACCCGTATCCACAATAATatcatacagtatttattttcaCATCAAAGGTTTTATGTTGTGAACTGATAGCACTGACTATTTATGTTGTGAACTGATAGCACTGACTATTTATGTTGTGAACTGATAGCACTGACTATTTATGTTGTGAACTGATAGCACTGACTATTTGATTTCCAGAGATGGTTCTGACTGACATCAAAACAAGGAAGCAGACGCCCATCAAACGATCCAACAACACTCACAACACTGGGAATAGTGGAAGGTGAGACTTTAGATTTGTCACTTGTGATCACTGGGGTTCAATACGTTATGGAATTGATCCAGATCAAACATGTCTCTGAAATGTATTGCTCCACCTTTAGGCAACACATACTCTCACTTACTGAGAAATGAAAGTGAAACCAACTCACTGGTGGCTTGGTTTCTTTTAACATAACGTTGTGTATTTTGTTTCTCGTTTAGATGCTCTTGTGTGAGTTCAGTGCCCACACACTGGGAAGCGGTGGACCCCAAATACCCCTACCAGGTGCAGATAAAAATAAAGTTCGAAAACGAAAACAAATGTACTACATCTCAGTCTTTGTCatctcttttttatttatttgggaACACAAAGCAATATATGTCCAGTGCAAAATGGGATCATCTAAAGGGCAAGTTGTTGCTGACTCAATCACATCAGACGTTACAAGTAGTATCTAGTATATATTCAAACCTTAGTCTATTATTCTGCAATAATATAACATGTTTGTTTACTTATCATTTATCCTGAGTTTGTTTGTACTCTGAGTATGATTTCATTTCCATCATTAACCCATAGGTGTTCTGTCTGAAGAGAGACACAGCTGAATATGATTATGTGGCAGGCTGCTTAAAGGATGGGGAACTTGACAGACGCATCAAATCCATCTGTAGAATACAGAACCTGGACCTCTGGGAGTTTTACTGTAGGTAAGAGGAATTCTAATTTACATCATCATCAGCATCATAATAGTATTATAATTTCTCCAGAAATAGATggatgtagtacagtatacattTCCTATCTAATTTGGTGGTATTCTATCACTATTGGTATTGTATTCACCATTGTAAAAACTATTGGTCGCTAAATCCAGAGAAATGACGGACCATGTAAAAAACTGTTGGTCACTAAATCCGGCTAGAAGGACCACGTGAAAACGGTTGGCTGGTAtgccctcacccgtctgagcggtcggctgtgaatgtcctcacctgtctgagcggtcggctgtgaatgccctcacctgtgagcggtcggctgtgaatgccctcacctgtgagcggtcggctgtgaatgccctcacctgtgagcggtcggc comes from the Oncorhynchus keta strain PuntledgeMale-10-30-2019 unplaced genomic scaffold, Oket_V2 Un_contig_963_pilon_pilon, whole genome shotgun sequence genome and includes:
- the LOC118376350 gene encoding protein mono-ADP-ribosyltransferase PARP11-like → MWAQSESSSEVEDMDTSDMPVMTDYKTNPWHWFYLDTRGTWHMFENDHMERNSLTSQDIERYYTRNPKGVLQISTSRGINKLDFAEMVLTDIKTRKQTPIKRSNNTHNTGNSGRCSCVSSVPTHWEAVDPKYPYQVFCLKRDTAEYDYVAGCLKDGELDRRIKSICRIQNLDLWEFYCRKKIQLGRIQGVTEVKEEKLFHGTKVSNVHSICTYNFDNRLAGINGHILGKGTYFARFASYADKYSPWNTDPVPLFGEAPQGFSSQKTKTMFLCKVIVGKTTLGKTDYLKPDDKSAINFHDSCVDNVMYPRIFVIFDPNQIYPEYLIQYY